One stretch of Zingiber officinale cultivar Zhangliang chromosome 6B, Zo_v1.1, whole genome shotgun sequence DNA includes these proteins:
- the LOC121992608 gene encoding putative pentatricopeptide repeat-containing protein At5g59900, with translation MRSGRAPPLFRPALFLLHRAHSAAAPPPLHRIHEDGGVDEEREEGFVKILRDIVCSHPQTWAAALTSPFIASRLRPRHVERLLLLHLGGESSSVEPRVALRFFNFLGLHLRFSHSPLSYALLAHALIRVGLRWPASSLLQTLASLPDVLPAYAFRSIAEACRLCGALGSTPAFDFLVQSYLQIHRPMDALSVLRLSVVGGVIPEPRTFSDVMHGLAKVRRFNLVIEVFDEVTRCGTSLDVFIFTAAVRALCELRDLNGAKAIIAQMEATGSNSSVVPYNVLIHGLCKNRRVIEAMEVKDSLEGKGLKADDVTYCTLVLGFCKLEELSMASETTNEMIKLGFLPNEAVCSTLVDALRRQDKVEQAFEMVQKLGNFGMIPNLFVYNALINSLCKSGKFEEAELLFAMMKGKGLLPDDVTYSILINSFCKRGKLDEALQMFDKMKSEGLRITLHPYNSLINGHCRSGSLSKANDLFREMIDKELAPDESTYTSLITGYCREGDLDGASKLHHQMSEKGLSWNTHTFTALISGFCRAKLMVKAAKLFNEMLECSVMPNNVTYNVMIEGYCSIGDTTTAFQLYDQMLERGIAPDNYAYRSLITGLCMSGRVDEAKEFVNDLHNEHRILNEMSCSALLHGLRKEGKIDDAHNVWKEMVGRGVNMDLVCYSVMISGSLKQQDKVRPYSLLKEMVTRGIKPDIMLYTDMIDTYSKLEKFSEAQAVWNGMAAFGCQANVVTYTALINGLCKAGRFDEALTLCKEMLVSGFLPNSLTYGSFLDLLTRKGNIDHAVMLHQVMLSALLANTVTYNLLIRGFSKLGRIQEAVNIVHHMIGNNISPDCISYTPLIHEYCKRGHLTEAIELWNEMLRRGLKADTVAYNVLIRGCIINDKITTASTLYDDMIRGHVKPNWATYTSLLHGICLMAVKAEQKFLE, from the coding sequence ATGAGATCGGGTCGTGCTCCGCCGCTCTTCCGACCCgctctcttcctcctccaccgCGCCCACTCGGCGGCGGCGCCGCCGCCTCTCCACCGAATCCACGAAGATGGTGGAGTCGACGAAGAGCGTGAAGAAGGATTTGTTAAGATACTTCGTGACATCGTCTGCTCACACCCTCAGACCTGGGCCGCCGCGCTAACCTCCCCATTCATCGCTTCCCGCCTCCGCCCTCGCCACGTCgagcgcctcctcctcctccatctcGGTGGCGAATCCAGTTCTGTGGAACCACGCGTCGCGCTCCGTTTCTTCAACTTCCTTGGCCTGCACCTTCGCTTCTCGCATTCCCCTCTCTCCTATGCCCTCCTCGCCCACGCTCTCATCCGCGTTGGCCTCCGCTGGCCCGCCTCCTCCCTCCTCCAAACCCTCGCATCGCTCCCCGATGTCCTTCCCGCCTACGCCTTCCGTTCGATCGCCGAGGCCTGCCGCCTCTGCGGAGCCCTCGGCTCCACCCCCGCCTTCGACTTCCTAGTCCAGTCGTACCTTCAGATCCACCGCCCCATGGACGCTCTCTCCGTTCTCAGGCTATCCGTCGTCGGCGGGGTTATCCCGGAGCCCCGCACCTTCAGCGACGTCATGCACGGGTTGGCTAAGGTTCGGCGATTCAATCTGGTAATCGAAGTGTTCGACGAGGTAACCAGGTGTGGAACCTCTCTTGACGTCTTCATCTTCACCGCAGCGGTGAGAGCCTTGTGCGAACTGAGGGATTTGAATGGTGCTAAAGCAATAATCGCACAGATGGAGGCTACTGGATCAAATTCTAGTGTCGTTCCTTACAATGTGTTGATTCATGGCCTGTGCAAGAACAGAAGGGTCATTGAAGCCATGGAGGTCAAGGACTCATTGGAAGGGAAAGGGTTGAAGGCTGACGACGTGACTTATTGCACCTTGGTGCTCGGATTTTGCAAGTTGGAGGAGTTGAGCATGGCTTCAGAAACGACCAACGAGATGATCAAGTTAGGATTTTTACCAAATGAAGCTGTTTGCTCGACATTGGTAGACGCTTTGAGGAGGCAGGACAAGGTAGAACAGGCTTTTGAAATGGTTCAGAAGCTGGGTAACTTTGGGATGATTCCCAATCTATTTGTCTACAATGCTCTAATCAATTCTTTGTGTAAAAGTGGAAAATTTGAGGAGGCAGAATTGCTTTTCGCAATGATGAAGGGAAAAGGTTTGCTTCCGGACGATGTCACTTATTCAATATTGATCAATTCTTTCTGCAAAAGGGGTAAACTTGATGAGGCCCTCCAGATGTTTGATAAAATGAAGTCAGAAGGTTTACGTATCACCCTTCACCCTTACAATTCTTTGATTAATGGACACTGTCGATCAGGAAGTTTGAGCAAAGCAAATGATCTCTTCAGGGAGATGATTGATAAAGAATTGGCACCAGATGAATCTACTTATACGTCTTTGATCACTGGGTACTGCAGGGAAGGAGATTTGGATGGTGCTTCAAAGCTTCACCACCAGATGTCTGAGAAGGGGTTGTCATGGAATACTCATACTTTCACAGCTCTTATAAGTGGATTTTGTCGTGCTAAATTGATGGTCAAAGCTGCTAAGTTATTCAATGAAATGTTAGAATGTAGTGTGATGCCAAACAATGTGACTTACAATGTCATGATAGAAGGGTATTGTTCGATAGGGGATACGACAACTGCATTCCAGTTATATGATCAGATGTTGGAGAGGGGCATTGCTCCAGACAATTATGCTTACAGGTCCTTGATAACTGGTTTGTGTATGTCAGGTAGAGTGGATGAAGCTAAGGAGTTTGTGAATGATCTGCACAATGAGCATCGTATATTGAATGAGATGAGCTGTAGTGCTCTTCTTCATGGACTTCGCAAGGAAGGTAAAATAGATGATGCCCACAATGTCTGGAAAGAGATGGTGGGAAGGGGGGTAAACATGGACCTTGTCTGCTACAGTGTGATGATCTCTGGATCTCTAAAGCAGCAGGATAAAGTAAGACCATATTCACTACTCAAAGAGATGGTCACTAGAGGTATTAAGCCTGATATCATGTTATATACAGATATGATTGACACGTATTCAAAATTAGAGAAGTTCTCCGAAGCACAAGCTGTCTGGAATGGGATGGCTGCCTTTGGATGTCAAGCAAATGTTGTGACATATACAGCACTAATAAATGGTTTATGTAAAGCAGGGCGGTTTGATGAAGCACTGACACTTTGTAAAGAAATGCTAGTTAGTGGTTTTCTTCCTAACAGCCTTACATATGGCTCTTTTCTTGACCTACTtacaagaaaaggaaatatagacCATGCTGTTATGCTGCATCAAGTGATGCTTAGTGCACTTTTAGCGAACACGGTAACATATAACCTTCTAATAAGAGGTTTCAGTAAACTTGGAAGGATTCAGGAAGCTGTTAACATTGTTCATCATATGATAGGAAATAATATCTCTCCTGATTGCATAAGTTATACACCCCTAATTCATGAGTACTGCAAAAGAGGCCATCTAACTGAAGCAATTGAACTTTGGAATGAGATGCTTAGGAGAGGGTTGAAAGCTGATACAGTCGCATATAATGTACTTATCCGTGGCTGCATCATAAACGATAAGATTACTACAGCTTCCACTCTGTATGATGATATGATCAGAGGGCATGTAAAGCCAAATTGGGCAACCTACACTTCCCTTCTCCATGGTATATGCTTGATGGCCGTTAAAGCAGAGCAGAAATTTCTGGAGTAG